In one bacterium genomic region, the following are encoded:
- the polA gene encoding DNA polymerase I, which translates to MTKNRSRIAVFDGHALLHRGFHAIPYLSTKDGTPTNGVYGFTMMLLNAIRELQPEFVVVAWDMPGKTFRHEMYADYKATRKETDANLIPQFDTTLNLLEVFEIPVIGVKGYEADDVIGTLAKRFKSSHDVVIVTGDMDELQLVDENVRVYTLRRGFSDTVLYDVQAVESRYGVSPQEFLITKALKGDTSDNIPGVKGIGEKTAADLVKAYQTLDGIYDHLEDIKPAVRKKLEQGREDAYHSLELSRIACDVDFKFDLESARLHRFDRDKLVKLFTELEFRSLIAKLPKNQTEATQQPNLFDDIYGADSQPQKLLRDHLKTAKYEIVQNTDALEKLAKALSKQKVFAFDTETTGLDVMTAELVGMSFSWQSGEAYYVPVGHIGGAQLSVATVLDVLGPILESSTIGKVGHNIKYDYQIMKRAGVDMRGIEFDTMVAAFLINPIARAQTLSSLALAELGIEMIEITELIGLKGKEQKTFAQVDIAEAGQYAAEDADITWRLYGVLKLRLSEIGRLTEVGEKLEWPLIQVLGDVELAGVELDVDFLADFSQKLTKRLHDVQKQIWDYAEGEFNIASTQQLKSVLFDKLKIDHADLKKGKTGISTAATELEKLRGRHPIIELIFEFREISKLKSTYVDALPLLVNNTDGRIHTSYNQTIAQTGRLSSSDPNLQNIPVRTPLGHEIRQAFVAGRGKVFVAADYSQIELRLAAAMAGDTQMIKDFKSGIDIHTLTAAQMHGIKPDEVTKDQRYGAKTINFGVLYGMNTHGLSVATGMSYEDSKAFIDRYFELRKGVADYIKRIKKQAHDEGYTETLYGRRRPCPDVKSNNFIVRSGAERQAVNMPLQGTAADMMKLAMIQLAPKLEQLNGTAEIILQIHDELIVECDSGLQDEVTSIMKATMEGVIKLAVPIVVEVEAGKDWGELD; encoded by the coding sequence ATGACAAAAAATCGATCACGCATTGCGGTTTTTGATGGCCATGCACTTTTGCATCGAGGCTTTCATGCCATTCCGTACCTATCAACAAAGGACGGTACGCCAACCAACGGTGTGTATGGCTTCACGATGATGTTATTGAATGCAATCCGGGAGCTACAGCCAGAGTTTGTGGTGGTGGCCTGGGATATGCCCGGTAAAACATTTCGACATGAGATGTATGCCGACTACAAGGCTACTCGTAAGGAGACGGATGCTAATCTGATCCCTCAATTTGATACAACTCTGAATCTATTAGAGGTATTTGAGATACCGGTAATTGGGGTTAAGGGATATGAAGCCGATGACGTGATTGGTACTTTAGCTAAGCGATTTAAATCTTCGCACGATGTAGTGATTGTGACGGGGGATATGGATGAGCTCCAGCTCGTCGACGAAAACGTCAGGGTTTATACCTTGCGAAGAGGGTTTTCTGACACCGTTCTGTATGATGTTCAGGCAGTTGAATCTCGCTATGGAGTCTCTCCGCAAGAATTTTTGATTACAAAGGCTTTGAAGGGTGATACTAGTGATAATATTCCGGGCGTAAAAGGAATTGGTGAGAAGACTGCAGCAGATTTAGTTAAAGCCTATCAGACACTTGATGGAATCTATGATCATTTGGAGGATATAAAACCAGCAGTGAGGAAAAAACTAGAGCAAGGTAGGGAGGATGCTTATCATTCTCTAGAGCTTTCGCGCATAGCTTGCGATGTGGACTTCAAATTTGACCTGGAGTCAGCTCGCTTGCATCGGTTTGATCGAGATAAGTTAGTTAAGCTTTTTACTGAGCTGGAGTTTAGGTCGCTGATTGCAAAACTACCTAAAAATCAGACCGAGGCAACTCAACAGCCAAATCTTTTTGATGATATATATGGTGCCGACAGTCAGCCGCAGAAGCTATTGAGAGATCATTTAAAGACTGCTAAGTATGAGATTGTACAAAATACTGATGCACTCGAAAAATTAGCTAAAGCGCTGAGTAAACAAAAAGTTTTTGCCTTTGATACGGAGACGACTGGCCTGGATGTAATGACGGCCGAACTGGTAGGCATGAGCTTTTCTTGGCAGTCGGGTGAGGCTTATTATGTTCCGGTAGGCCACATAGGGGGAGCGCAATTAAGTGTTGCTACGGTGCTGGATGTATTAGGACCAATTCTAGAAAGTTCTACTATTGGTAAGGTGGGACACAATATTAAGTACGATTATCAGATTATGAAGCGAGCCGGTGTTGATATGCGAGGTATTGAGTTCGACACCATGGTGGCAGCCTTCCTAATTAATCCAATTGCGCGGGCTCAAACTCTTTCGTCTTTGGCGCTAGCAGAACTTGGCATTGAGATGATTGAAATCACCGAGTTAATTGGTCTAAAAGGTAAGGAGCAAAAGACGTTTGCCCAGGTTGATATAGCTGAAGCTGGCCAGTATGCGGCTGAAGATGCTGACATTACTTGGCGACTGTATGGGGTATTAAAACTTAGGTTGTCAGAGATTGGCCGACTAACTGAAGTGGGTGAGAAGTTGGAGTGGCCACTTATCCAGGTATTGGGAGATGTAGAGCTTGCTGGCGTGGAGTTGGATGTTGATTTTTTGGCTGACTTTTCACAGAAACTAACAAAGCGACTGCATGATGTGCAAAAACAGATCTGGGATTATGCTGAAGGTGAGTTTAATATAGCCTCAACCCAGCAATTAAAATCTGTCTTATTTGATAAGCTAAAAATTGATCACGCTGATCTGAAAAAAGGTAAGACAGGCATTTCAACGGCTGCTACGGAGCTCGAGAAGTTGCGTGGTCGACATCCAATTATTGAGCTGATTTTTGAGTTTAGAGAAATTTCCAAGCTTAAGAGTACTTATGTAGATGCCTTACCGCTTCTGGTGAATAATACCGACGGACGTATTCATACCAGCTACAACCAAACTATTGCCCAGACTGGCCGGCTTTCCAGTAGTGATCCAAACCTACAGAATATACCGGTTCGTACACCTTTAGGCCATGAAATACGGCAGGCTTTTGTGGCTGGCCGAGGTAAGGTTTTTGTAGCGGCCGACTATAGTCAGATTGAATTACGCCTAGCCGCAGCGATGGCGGGCGATACGCAGATGATTAAAGATTTTAAATCTGGTATAGATATTCATACCCTCACGGCAGCTCAAATGCACGGCATTAAGCCAGATGAAGTAACAAAAGATCAGCGCTATGGCGCTAAGACAATTAATTTTGGCGTGCTGTATGGGATGAATACGCACGGACTATCGGTTGCTACAGGTATGAGTTATGAAGATAGCAAGGCGTTTATTGATCGTTATTTTGAATTGCGCAAGGGTGTAGCCGACTATATTAAGCGCATTAAAAAACAAGCTCATGATGAAGGTTATACAGAGACATTGTATGGTAGGCGTCGACCATGTCCAGATGTAAAGTCGAATAATTTTATTGTTCGTTCTGGTGCTGAAAGGCAGGCCGTTAATATGCCACTCCAGGGTACAGCAGCCGATATGATGAAACTAGCCATGATTCAGCTAGCACCAAAATTAGAACAGCTTAATGGTACGGCAGAAATAATCCTGCAAATTCATGATGAATTAATTGTGGAGTGTGATAGTGGCTTGCAAGACGAAGTTACGAGCATTATGAAGGCAACTATGGAGGGTGTCATTAAGCTTGCAGTGCCAATTGTCGTGGAGGTTGAAGCCGGAAAGGATTGGGGTGAGCTCGACTAA
- a CDS encoding HAD-IA family hydrolase, with translation MSSTKLPRWVVFDFLGVIVPLGAYSGLSYLGVHTKQAVDVGMVGLMRDLQSQGVLLAVASNSGKGWIESVWKKIDNAPKLDRLITPEMGATKPNPEYFSYLLSEIRAKPAEVIFVDDRQANCEGASQVGMGVFWYQGDIKKLRKTIGFN, from the coding sequence GTGAGCTCGACTAAGTTGCCACGTTGGGTGGTATTCGATTTTCTTGGTGTGATTGTACCTCTAGGTGCATATTCTGGCTTGAGCTACTTGGGTGTACACACTAAACAGGCAGTTGATGTAGGAATGGTGGGGCTCATGCGGGATTTGCAGTCTCAAGGGGTGTTGCTTGCAGTTGCTTCAAATAGCGGGAAGGGTTGGATTGAGTCGGTTTGGAAAAAAATAGATAATGCGCCAAAGCTTGATCGACTTATTACTCCTGAGATGGGGGCGACCAAGCCAAATCCAGAGTATTTTTCCTATTTGCTCTCAGAAATACGGGCAAAGCCTGCGGAGGTTATCTTTGTGGACGATCGCCAGGCTAATTGTGAAGGCGCCAGTCAGGTTGGCATGGGGGTTTTCTGGTATCAAGGAGATATTAAGAAATTACGCAAAACTATCGGGTTCAACTAG
- the mutM gene encoding bifunctional DNA-formamidopyrimidine glycosylase/DNA-(apurinic or apyrimidinic site) lyase produces MPELPEVETVRLGLAKLLPGRVIVGLENDWPKSFPNNPDDVEKYLIGAKVSQVGRRGKALIIQLNTGFSLLIHLKMTGQLVFRDDQGGGFGAGHPNDSLIGELPDRSTRLIFKFIDGAHLYFNDQRKFGWVKLMPSEQIADEPFIAKLGPEALAEDFTFDEFRSRLMRHPRTSIKAAILDQSVLAGVGNIYADEGLFAARIHPSTPVEKVSAVKLKRLYLALREVMQLSISLGGSSDRNYVDAEGRKGSYLTFAKVFRREGQACSHCGRPISKIRVASRGTHICAHCQPRVG; encoded by the coding sequence ATGCCTGAGTTACCTGAAGTAGAAACGGTCAGATTGGGGTTGGCAAAGCTTTTGCCAGGCCGGGTGATTGTTGGCCTGGAAAATGATTGGCCAAAGAGTTTTCCAAATAATCCAGATGATGTGGAGAAGTATTTAATTGGTGCAAAAGTTAGTCAAGTTGGACGACGCGGAAAAGCTCTAATTATTCAACTTAATACAGGCTTTAGTTTGCTAATCCATCTAAAAATGACTGGTCAGTTAGTTTTTCGAGATGATCAAGGAGGGGGATTTGGTGCTGGCCACCCAAATGATAGTTTAATTGGCGAATTGCCAGACCGATCGACACGGTTAATCTTTAAGTTTATAGATGGTGCTCACTTGTATTTTAATGATCAGCGTAAGTTTGGCTGGGTTAAATTGATGCCCTCTGAGCAAATTGCGGATGAGCCATTTATAGCCAAACTTGGTCCGGAGGCATTAGCCGAGGACTTTACTTTTGATGAATTCCGTTCGAGGTTGATGCGCCATCCTCGAACTAGTATAAAAGCAGCCATTTTAGATCAGTCAGTCCTGGCTGGGGTGGGTAATATTTATGCTGATGAGGGGTTATTTGCAGCTCGAATCCATCCCTCTACGCCAGTTGAGAAGGTTAGTGCGGTAAAGTTAAAAAGGCTCTATCTGGCATTGCGTGAAGTGATGCAATTATCCATTTCACTGGGTGGCTCGAGTGATCGAAATTATGTCGATGCGGAGGGGCGTAAGGGTAGTTATTTAACTTTTGCAAAAGTATTTCGTCGTGAGGGGCAGGCCTGCTCTCATTGTGGACGACCAATTAGTAAGATTCGTGTAGCCAGTCGAGGAACCCATATCTGTGCCCACTGTCAGCCGAGGGTGGGCTAA
- the holA gene encoding DNA polymerase III subunit delta produces MILFLGGDNSFTIAQHIKKLRQQYANKYKDALDEAVVDMAVDGFAELEQSLLALPMFFSHRLVIIAGIFSLKDQVEQLESLLARVPDTTVAVIDGRGLDKRTRLYKVLASLPKAKIFSSLNPQDRINWIRTEAKRQGATILPAEAQYLIQRVGSDEWLLANELSKLALATNTITREVINEHTPKNVHDSVFDLIEAMGRGQIARAIAVYEELNASGANDQQIVATLMWHYRVLTMALERAGDDELRACGIKPYSLQKAGALIQDMSIDDIATAYELILDADIAMKTGEKKAHQAMVDLVMQLSEK; encoded by the coding sequence ATGATTTTATTTTTAGGGGGAGATAATAGTTTTACTATAGCGCAGCACATAAAAAAGCTTCGTCAGCAGTATGCTAATAAGTATAAAGATGCCCTCGATGAAGCGGTGGTTGATATGGCTGTAGATGGATTTGCCGAGTTAGAACAATCATTGCTGGCATTACCGATGTTTTTTTCACATCGGCTAGTGATTATAGCTGGCATTTTTAGCTTGAAAGATCAGGTTGAACAGCTTGAGAGCTTACTCGCTAGAGTCCCGGATACTACCGTGGCAGTGATTGATGGGCGTGGACTAGATAAGCGTACTCGGCTGTATAAAGTATTAGCTAGCTTGCCAAAGGCAAAAATTTTTTCAAGCCTTAACCCGCAGGATAGGATTAATTGGATACGTACCGAAGCGAAGCGCCAAGGTGCAACAATTTTACCTGCTGAAGCACAATATTTAATTCAACGAGTGGGCAGTGACGAATGGTTGCTTGCAAATGAGCTATCGAAGCTAGCCTTAGCAACCAATACAATTACGCGTGAAGTCATTAATGAGCATACGCCGAAGAATGTACACGACAGCGTATTTGATCTAATTGAGGCTATGGGTAGGGGTCAGATAGCTCGAGCCATAGCTGTTTATGAAGAATTAAATGCTAGTGGTGCGAATGACCAGCAGATAGTGGCAACTCTAATGTGGCATTATCGAGTGTTGACAATGGCATTGGAGCGAGCTGGTGATGATGAATTAAGGGCCTGTGGTATTAAGCCGTATTCGTTGCAAAAAGCGGGAGCTTTAATCCAGGATATGTCGATAGATGATATCGCTACGGCCTATGAGCTGATTTTAGATGCAGATATTGCCATGAAGACGGGCGAAAAAAAAGCTCACCAGGCCATGGTGGATCTGGTGATGCAATTATCGGAAAAGTGA
- the rpsT gene encoding 30S ribosomal protein S20 has product MPIIKSAMKRVRQEEKRRARNNATKRRIKASTKSTLSHVSTADVVSAQTELTKTISLLDKAVKKGTLHKNTASRRKSKLTRSYNAVAQEAYGTTAKTKKTTAKKPTVKKASSTAKKPAPKK; this is encoded by the coding sequence ATGCCCATCATCAAATCAGCTATGAAGCGCGTTCGCCAGGAAGAAAAACGCCGCGCCAGAAACAATGCCACTAAGCGTCGCATTAAAGCATCAACTAAGTCCACCCTAAGCCATGTTAGTACGGCTGATGTAGTATCTGCTCAAACTGAACTTACCAAGACCATTTCTCTGCTTGATAAAGCTGTTAAAAAAGGCACTCTGCATAAAAATACCGCCTCTCGCCGTAAGAGCAAGCTAACTCGTTCGTATAATGCTGTAGCTCAAGAGGCTTACGGCACTACTGCAAAAACCAAGAAAACTACAGCCAAGAAACCTACAGTCAAAAAGGCGTCTTCTACTGCAAAAAAGCCAGCTCCAAAGAAATAA
- a CDS encoding DHH family phosphoesterase gives MQTAELTSKQQTVELLRQAESILIVTGREPNIDQIATVYALQQILARLGKKSHAVVTDAAPVAAEKLLDTRHISRTLDGIRDFVVSLDLAQVEVDKLKYDIVDGRLDITITPAAGNFQPDDTRFDYGAYQFDLVVVVGVHKLAQIDSMLESNPTLFDGLHLINIDYHRINENYGSVNFIDTAASSVSELIIGTIESLGQGMIDADIATALLAGMMSATNRFTTSSTTPKTLTVAAQLLSGGARQQEIVRELFSAGAGVAAPAKKARKISEALSSQSLNELQIVADQLKQEQDNPAGNLVSGGVFQPAVAQSPQQ, from the coding sequence ATGCAAACTGCTGAACTTACATCTAAGCAACAAACTGTTGAACTCTTGCGTCAAGCCGAGAGTATTTTAATTGTAACTGGTCGTGAGCCTAATATAGACCAGATTGCAACGGTTTATGCATTACAGCAAATCTTAGCCCGGTTAGGCAAGAAAAGTCATGCTGTAGTTACCGATGCTGCACCTGTGGCGGCCGAAAAACTATTGGACACACGCCATATTAGCCGTACTCTTGATGGTATACGTGATTTTGTCGTTTCGCTCGATCTAGCTCAGGTTGAAGTAGATAAGCTAAAATATGACATCGTCGACGGTCGCTTGGATATTACTATTACACCAGCGGCTGGAAACTTTCAGCCAGATGATACACGGTTTGATTATGGAGCCTATCAGTTTGATTTGGTTGTTGTGGTTGGCGTGCACAAACTAGCGCAAATTGACAGTATGCTAGAGTCAAATCCTACTCTGTTTGATGGCTTACATCTAATTAATATTGATTATCATCGTATTAACGAGAATTATGGCAGTGTTAATTTTATTGATACAGCCGCTAGTTCAGTAAGCGAATTGATTATTGGCACGATTGAGTCATTGGGTCAGGGTATGATTGATGCAGATATTGCCACCGCTCTTTTAGCTGGCATGATGTCTGCCACTAATAGGTTTACTACTAGCTCTACAACACCAAAAACTCTCACTGTTGCAGCACAATTGCTGAGTGGAGGGGCTCGCCAGCAAGAGATAGTACGCGAATTATTTAGCGCAGGAGCAGGAGTTGCTGCGCCAGCAAAAAAAGCTCGAAAAATATCTGAAGCACTATCTTCTCAGTCTTTAAATGAACTTCAAATAGTTGCCGATCAACTAAAACAAGAACAGGATAATCCAGCTGGTAATTTAGTGTCGGGTGGAGTATTTCAACCTGCAGTTGCTCAGTCACCCCAGCAGTAA
- the truB gene encoding tRNA pseudouridine(55) synthase TruB yields MKYGTVGSPEGIWLVQKPKGQSSFRSVTQLRKLTNIKKVGHTGTLDPLATGLMVLLVGREYTRQAQSLSKLDKVYELEITLGQNSTTDDEEGQKQGVSDVKPSLKEVQSGIDYLTGEIMQTPPIYSAIKVDGKRAYSLARKGEVPELKSRPVTVYWWKSVNYSYPKITAQVKVSSGTYIRSLARSLGEILQTGAYLSELKRTEVGEFSLADAVVLEKLLKN; encoded by the coding sequence ATGAAGTACGGTACAGTCGGCTCGCCAGAGGGTATTTGGCTTGTTCAAAAGCCAAAAGGCCAGAGCTCATTTAGGAGTGTTACTCAGCTTCGTAAGCTAACCAACATCAAAAAAGTTGGCCATACTGGCACGCTTGACCCTTTGGCTACAGGGCTGATGGTGCTTCTTGTTGGTAGGGAATATACGCGTCAAGCCCAGAGTCTCTCGAAGCTCGATAAGGTATATGAACTAGAAATTACTTTGGGGCAAAACTCTACAACCGATGATGAGGAAGGTCAAAAGCAGGGAGTGTCGGATGTCAAGCCGTCCTTAAAAGAAGTGCAGTCTGGGATTGATTACTTAACTGGTGAAATAATGCAAACTCCTCCGATATATAGCGCAATTAAGGTTGATGGCAAGCGGGCCTATAGCTTGGCGCGTAAGGGTGAAGTGCCGGAGTTAAAATCGCGCCCCGTAACAGTGTATTGGTGGAAGAGCGTTAATTATAGCTATCCAAAAATAACTGCCCAAGTGAAAGTGTCGAGCGGTACATATATTCGCTCACTCGCGCGTTCTCTGGGGGAGATTTTACAAACGGGAGCCTATTTGTCGGAGCTAAAACGTACTGAAGTGGGGGAGTTTAGCCTAGCTGATGCTGTGGTACTTGAAAAACTCTTGAAGAACTGA
- the rpsO gene encoding 30S ribosomal protein S15 — protein MATEAKQESTKTKIIKKHGQHAKDTGSAEVQIAIFTEKIASLTEHLKLHKHDNHSRRGLLAMVSKRRRLLDYLQKNSQERYEAIVKKLKLRR, from the coding sequence ATGGCAACAGAAGCAAAACAAGAGTCTACTAAGACTAAAATCATCAAAAAGCACGGACAGCACGCCAAAGATACTGGATCAGCTGAGGTGCAGATTGCTATTTTTACTGAAAAAATTGCATCCCTAACAGAGCATCTTAAGCTACATAAACACGACAATCATAGTCGTCGTGGTTTGTTGGCGATGGTTTCTAAGCGCCGTCGTTTGCTAGACTATCTCCAGAAGAATAGTCAAGAGCGCTACGAAGCAATTGTTAAAAAGCTCAAACTTCGTCGCTAA
- a CDS encoding polyribonucleotide nucleotidyltransferase, with protein MIIHPFGGKTQVFETEFAGKKLTIETGKLAFLADGAVTVRYGDTVVLATAVVAQEPKPDQDFFPLLIDYEERMYAAGKISGSRFIKREGRPSEKAILTARLIDRPIRPLFPKGYRNDVQVVVTTLSVDGEHEPDVLGMIAASSALMLTGAPFQGPVAGLRVAEKDGELIAFPTTGEQEDSKLNLTIAGTADAIMMVEAGAREVSEELMVEAFDLAIKTWQPIIKLQHEMVKAMSVTPQEYEIFRADEDLAEKITSFLEGKLGEDIRHSDGLEREDILKDLRKLVIDEFGPLPAEMEDDKERFPLGAVKTAFSSVIDAEIRRAILEDGERPDQRKTTQVRTISGDTSVLPRTHGSAVFTRGTTQALSVATLAPISYAQLIDTMEEDTTKRYMHHYNFPPYSTGEARPLRSTGRREIGHGALAERALEPMLPAVEEFPYAIRVVSEILSSNGSTSMASVCGSTLSLMDAGVPLKKPVAGIAMGLMIDKSKPDNFVILSDIQGVEDFAGDMDFKVAGTADGITALQMDIKVTGITLDIMREALAQAKEGRVHIMGKMLDILPEVRPELSEFAPRITKVVINPDKIKEVIGKGGETIQKITGETGAQIDIEDDGLIMIYSDDMKAAERAKHWIESIVAEPEVGKIYDATVVKVMDFGAFVEFMPGREGLVHISQLANHRVENVSDEVSEGDKIRVKLVEKDDRGRYNLSKKATQGE; from the coding sequence ATGATAATTCACCCGTTTGGTGGAAAGACTCAGGTATTTGAAACTGAGTTTGCAGGCAAAAAACTTACGATAGAAACTGGAAAGTTAGCCTTTTTAGCTGATGGTGCTGTAACTGTACGCTATGGTGATACGGTTGTACTGGCTACTGCCGTTGTAGCGCAGGAGCCCAAGCCGGATCAGGATTTCTTCCCGCTACTAATCGACTATGAAGAACGGATGTATGCGGCCGGTAAGATCTCCGGCAGTCGGTTTATTAAGCGCGAAGGTCGCCCATCCGAAAAGGCAATCTTGACGGCACGTTTGATCGACCGACCAATTCGTCCGCTGTTTCCTAAGGGTTATCGCAATGATGTGCAGGTGGTAGTAACGACACTATCGGTTGATGGCGAGCATGAACCAGATGTGTTGGGTATGATTGCGGCATCGAGCGCACTGATGTTAACTGGTGCGCCGTTTCAGGGTCCGGTAGCGGGTCTTCGGGTGGCTGAAAAAGATGGTGAGCTGATTGCTTTTCCTACCACCGGAGAGCAGGAGGATTCTAAGCTAAATCTAACCATTGCTGGTACGGCCGATGCGATTATGATGGTAGAGGCCGGTGCGCGCGAAGTTTCTGAAGAGCTGATGGTAGAAGCTTTTGATCTAGCTATTAAGACCTGGCAGCCAATTATTAAGCTTCAGCATGAGATGGTAAAAGCTATGTCGGTAACTCCTCAGGAGTATGAAATTTTTCGAGCCGATGAGGATTTGGCAGAGAAAATTACCAGCTTTTTAGAGGGTAAGCTTGGCGAAGATATACGTCATTCAGATGGTTTGGAGCGTGAGGATATACTAAAAGATTTACGCAAGTTGGTGATTGATGAGTTTGGCCCACTGCCGGCTGAGATGGAAGATGATAAAGAGCGTTTTCCACTTGGTGCGGTAAAAACAGCTTTTTCTAGTGTGATTGATGCCGAAATTCGTCGGGCTATCTTAGAGGATGGTGAGCGACCAGATCAGCGTAAAACTACCCAAGTACGAACCATTTCTGGTGACACTAGTGTTTTGCCACGCACTCACGGTAGTGCAGTATTTACACGCGGCACCACCCAAGCACTTTCGGTTGCTACACTTGCACCAATTAGCTATGCCCAGCTAATTGATACTATGGAAGAAGATACTACCAAGCGTTACATGCATCACTATAATTTCCCGCCGTATTCAACCGGTGAGGCTCGTCCATTGCGCTCGACTGGTCGGCGCGAAATTGGTCACGGTGCGTTAGCCGAGCGGGCATTAGAACCGATGTTGCCAGCGGTCGAAGAATTTCCATATGCTATTCGTGTAGTTTCAGAGATTTTGAGCTCCAACGGCTCTACTTCGATGGCGTCGGTGTGTGGTTCAACGCTATCGCTGATGGATGCTGGTGTACCGCTCAAGAAGCCAGTAGCCGGTATTGCCATGGGCTTGATGATTGATAAATCTAAACCAGATAACTTTGTGATTCTTTCAGATATTCAGGGTGTTGAAGATTTTGCTGGAGACATGGATTTTAAAGTAGCTGGAACGGCCGATGGTATCACAGCTCTACAGATGGATATTAAGGTGACTGGTATCACGCTTGATATTATGCGGGAGGCGTTGGCGCAGGCTAAAGAGGGGCGAGTCCACATTATGGGTAAGATGTTGGATATTTTACCTGAAGTGCGTCCGGAGCTGTCAGAGTTTGCGCCACGCATTACAAAGGTAGTAATTAATCCTGACAAAATTAAAGAGGTGATTGGTAAGGGTGGGGAGACTATTCAGAAGATTACCGGCGAAACAGGTGCGCAAATTGATATTGAAGATGACGGCTTGATTATGATTTACTCAGATGACATGAAAGCAGCCGAGCGAGCTAAGCATTGGATTGAGTCGATTGTAGCCGAGCCTGAGGTTGGTAAGATTTATGATGCCACAGTAGTGAAAGTGATGGATTTTGGGGCTTTTGTGGAGTTTATGCCTGGTCGAGAGGGCCTGGTGCATATTTCGCAGTTGGCCAATCATCGAGTAGAGAATGTATCTGATGAAGTGTCAGAAGGTGATAAAATTCGCGTTAAATTAGTCGAAAAAGATGACCGTGGGCGGTATAATTTGAGTAAGAAAGCTACTCAAGGCGAGTAA
- a CDS encoding uracil-DNA glycosylase has product MATRDEKQTKLTQIAQRIASCEVCTELCKTCTNPVPGEGDPEAKLMFVGEAPGAQEDREGRPFVGASGKFLVEMLETINLTRDDVFITNIVKYRPPGNRDPKPDEIQACLPYLLEQIDVINPLLVIFLGRHAMNVFFPELKISTSHGVPVRRTYAHSGKQRTQVFLPLYHPAAALYNGSMRKALLDDFSQIPQLLEKNNS; this is encoded by the coding sequence ATGGCGACGCGTGATGAGAAGCAGACAAAACTTACTCAAATTGCCCAGCGCATAGCCTCCTGCGAAGTATGTACCGAGTTATGTAAAACTTGCACCAATCCTGTGCCCGGCGAGGGTGACCCAGAAGCTAAGTTGATGTTTGTGGGTGAAGCCCCCGGGGCACAGGAAGATCGTGAAGGTCGGCCGTTTGTTGGCGCGTCAGGAAAATTTTTGGTAGAAATGCTAGAAACTATCAATCTGACTCGAGATGACGTATTTATTACAAATATTGTAAAGTACCGTCCACCTGGCAATCGTGATCCGAAACCAGACGAGATTCAAGCCTGTTTACCGTACCTTTTAGAACAGATAGACGTGATCAATCCTTTACTGGTAATTTTTTTGGGCAGACATGCAATGAATGTATTTTTCCCAGAGTTAAAGATTAGCACCAGTCATGGTGTGCCAGTACGGCGAACGTATGCACACTCGGGTAAGCAGCGGACACAAGTTTTTTTACCGTTGTATCATCCGGCTGCGGCGTTATATAACGGCTCGATGCGCAAAGCTTTACTAGATGATTTTTCACAAATACCACAGTTACTTGAAAAAAATAACAGTTAA